A segment of the Deltaproteobacteria bacterium genome:
AAGCATGCTCCTAAGATCATCGCGTGTTCCCTTCTCTCTCCCTGAACTTGAGTTTCTCCCCACGACACGCGCCTATCTCAGCAGAACCCGCGAAATCATGAAAGATTCAGACCTTTACAGGGATGGGCGCATAACCTTACCATCCGTGGAGTTGGTGGGCGAGCGCATCTGGACTCGCAAGGAGTTCATGATCAGTTCGGCAAAGGGATCTGGGTCATTCAAGGGAACAACACGACAGTAGAGAACATCGAGTTCTCCGGTGCTCAGGTGCCAGATGGGAACGGAGCTGGTATTCGTTTAGAAGGCATTTCGCTGACATTGCGCAATTGTTTCTTCCACGACAACCAGATGGGCTTGTTGACCATTAACGAAAGTGAGCCCCGCTCTAGTGATGTCCTGATCGAATATTCGGAATTTGCCCGGAATGGGTATGGAGACGCGGAGACCCATAATCTCTACATTGGGCGTCTTCGGAGCTTTACGTTACGCTACAGTTTCACCCACGATGCCAATAATGGCCAGCTGATCAAGTCGCGCGCGGCGACCAATTACATTTTCTACAATCGTATTGTCGATCAACCCGGTGGAACCTCAAATTATGAGCTGGATTTTTCCAATGGCGGAGTCACCTACGTGGTTGGCAACATCATTTATCAAAGTGTGAATTCTGAAAATTTTACGATGCTGACGCACGCCCCCGAAGGCGCAACGAATCCGAAGCAAGAACTCTACGTGATCAATAACACGTTTGTGAATGCACGCCCGCAATTTGGAAACTTCATTCGCGTCGTGCAACCGGTGAGCGTCCTGAAGATTATGAACAATTTGTTTGTCGGAGCTGGTTCGGTATTGTTCGAAGCTGGATCTGACAAACCCATTCCACCTAACAATTTACAGACGAATAGCCCGGGATTTCTCGATTACACCAACCAGAACTATCGATTAGTGGCTGGATCACCGGCGATTGACAAGAGCGTCGATCCAGGGCCGGCAAACGGTGTGAATCTCCTGCCTGCGTTTCAGTATCTCGATCATCTCGACAAACAAAGCCGTCCCGTCGTGGGTAGTGCCCTCGATTATGGGGCATGCGAATTCGGCATTAATCCACCGTCGGGGACCGCCGCCATCACTCCACCACAGAGCCTGAACGGGACAAGCTCCACTGCCGCCATTAACCTTTCCTGGGGACCAGCGAGTAGTGTTGCGAATGTCATCAGCGGATACAAGATCTTTCGTAATGGGTCGCTGCTGACGACCGTCACTGGCTTGACGTTCTCAGATGGTTCTGTCTCACCTACAGTGACCTACACCTATTATGTCAAGGCCTTTGATAGCGCCAATAACGAATCTGTGTCTTCGAATGCCGTGACCGTGACAACGCCACGTCAGGTGAGCACGACGATTCCCTCAACCGCTGGCTGGTCGCAACTGAGCAACACCAAGCTCCGCTCCGTTTGTGCCGCCAACGTTCCAGGTAACGCGGGATGTGCTGGTATCGTCGACGCCTCAAGTAGCGCAGCTTTCGATACCAAACGGAACCGGCTTGTTGTCTGGGGCGGAGGGCAAGACTCATATTTTGGCAACGAACTCTATGCCTTAAATCTTGACTCACTTTCTGTGTCACGGCTTACTGATCCGGCAACGCCCTACGAGAAGTCAGTAGAGGCGCTGGCTGGCGGGACGCAACCCAATAGTCGGCGGACGTACGACGGACTGGCGTACATGGAGAATGTCGATCGACTCTTCGCCTTTGGTGGTGGTGGAGCTTTTTCTACGGCGAGTAGTGGGAACGGTAGTCTCGAAACCTGGACTTTTGATTTCTCAACCAATCGTTGGCAATGGATGCGCCCATCGGGACCCAATCCGAAAGCGTTTATCTCAATGAGTGCGTATGATCCGAATACAGGTAAAGTGCTTGTCCACGACGGCCTCTGTCTGTATGCCTACGATTTCGCCTCCAACAGTTATCAGAGCCTTCCGGCTGGTGGAACCTGTCAGCGCTTGTTTCCGGCTGGCTATTGGATGACCGGTGTCCTTGATCCGGTACGGAAAAAGTTTTTCTTGTTTGGCGGAGGAGATCAGTGGGTATACGATGTCGGTCCTAACGGCTCTTTTGCGCCGCAACCGTTCAAGACGACTGGAGGAGAGGCGCTGGTCAATTCTCGCAATCCGGGGCTTGCCCATGACCCTGCTACTGGACGGATTGTTGGCTGGAATGGTGGTGATACGGTTTACGTTCTGAATGTCGATGCAAAATCATGGGCCGCCGTCCCCTATCCGGGTGGACCAGGCAGTGCTTCGCCCACCGGTACGCTCAAACGCTGGAACTATTCGTCGAAACTCGGTGTCTTTGTCGTGCTCAATGGTGTAGACCGCGACGCGTTTGTTCTCCGACTCAGTTCCAATCCTGCGCCGGCAGCTCCTGTCGGGCTGATTGTGCAGTAGGTACGATCTGCAAAACTCGCAGTCTTAGGCTTACCCGTGACGATCCTTCATAGGGGCGCAGCATACTGCGCTCCTATTTTTTATCCCTTCCTCACAGCTGGTATCACTTCCTTCGCAAAGCGTTGCAACAATGCGCGATCGAAAGGCGAAGTGAGTGAAGTAAGAAAATGCCCGACTCCTGCATCGGCGAGTGTTTTGATACGGTCCACAACTTCTTGGCTTGAGCCGGAAAGCTGCGGCGGACGTAACGAGAGTGACTTCTCTACGGTTGCCGGATCCCGCTTCACCTTCAGACAGAGCTGGTCAAAACTTTCACACATGCGTTTCGCAGTCTGAGGATTTTCGTCACCGGGGAAAAAGTGCCAGATGTCAGCATGTCGTGCGGCGAGAGGTTGAATGCGCTTTGGCCCAACCCCACCAATGAGCAACGGGAGATGTTTCTGCACTGGTTTGGGCTCGTTCGGTGCATCTTTTAACTGATAAAATTTGCCGTCGAACGTGCTCTTTGGCTGCGATAGGAGAAGTTTAATGACCGTTACTGCCTCTTTGAGTCGCTTGGCTCTCTCACTCGGAGTGTAGAACGGAATTCCGTAAGCAGTGTGCTCAGTTTCGAACCAT
Coding sequences within it:
- a CDS encoding TIGR03560 family F420-dependent LLM class oxidoreductase: MDELGFDSAFLFDHFIPILSDANGPCFEGWTLLSALAAQTKRVKVGLLVTGNTYRNPALVAKMATTVDHVSNGRAILGIGAAWFETEHTAYGIPFYTPSERAKRLKEAVTVIKLLLSQPKSTFDGKFYQLKDAPNEPKPVQKHLPLLIGGVGPKRIQPLAARHADIWHFFPGDENPQTAKRMCESFDQLCLKVKRDPATVEKSLSLRPPQLSGSSQEVVDRIKTLADAGVGHFLTSLTSPFDRALLQRFAKEVIPAVRKG